From the Manihot esculenta cultivar AM560-2 chromosome 3, M.esculenta_v8, whole genome shotgun sequence genome, one window contains:
- the LOC110610529 gene encoding E3 ubiquitin-protein ligase RMA3, producing the protein MDMEPSFLEHELDFESEDVKLKKKQKSVSTPTGISDDSGDCFVCNICLDSAQDPVVTLCGHLYCWPCIYKWLQVKSSSPDAIEQQPSCPVCKANILPNSLVPIYGRGTSQIDQESKKASLDVVIPPRPSPALNTLVTNTSHQAQQLHPNFFQSESQPQSFYHQQYFPNPYLASSNLGDAAMTQIFNPMIGMFGEMMFARIFGTPDTSLFAYSYPNSNNLMGSYSHRIRRQEMHLEKSLNRVTIFLLCCITLCLLLF; encoded by the coding sequence ATGGATATGGAACCAAGCTTCTTGGAGCATGAGTTAGACTTTGAATCTGAAGATGTTAAACTTAAGAAGAAACAGAAATCTGTCTCAACTCCTACGGGCATTTCAGACGACAGTGGTGACTGTTTTGTTTGCAACATATGCTTGGACTCGGCACAAGATCCTGTCGTCACTCTTTGTGGTCATCTGTATTGCTGGCCATGTATTTACAAGTGGCTGCAAGTTAAAAGTTCTTCTCCAGATGCCATTGAGCAGCAGCCAAGCTGCCCTGTTTGTAAGGCTAACATTTTGCCAAATTCATTGGTCCCTATTTATGGTCGTGGCACATCCCAAATTGATCAAGAATCCAAGAAAGCCTCTCTTGATGTAGTCATACCCCCTCGGCCATCTCCTGCATTGAATACATTAGTTACCAATACTTCGCATCAAGCTCAGCAACTTCATCCAAACTTCTTTCAGTCAGAGTCACAACCGCAGTCCTTTTATCACCAGCAGTATTTCCCTAACCCTTATTTGGCCTCATCAAATCTTGGTGATGCAGCAATGACACAAATCTTCAATCCCATGATTGGAATGTTTGGAGAGATGATGTTTGCAAGAATTTTTGGGACACCAGACACAAGTTTGTTTGCTTATTCCTACCCAAATTCGAACAATCTGATGGGAAGTTATAGTCATAGGATTAGGAGGCAGGAGATGCATCTTGAAAAATCTCTAAATAGAGTGACCATATTTCTTCTTTGCTGCATCACTCTGTGTCTTCTCTTGTTTTGA